In Mytilus galloprovincialis chromosome 1, xbMytGall1.hap1.1, whole genome shotgun sequence, the following are encoded in one genomic region:
- the LOC143085064 gene encoding metabotropic glutamate receptor 3-like isoform X2, producing the protein MATSFTVERSGREHWKFIQITVFLNYICILHGTAVTQSVRSATIPGRFLVGGLFPVHQKGVDGTCGAINPDRGIQRLEAMLFTLDEINLDQNILPGIRIGTEIFDTCARETIALDRSLEFIRGTFTSLDASDFRCEDESLAKSNKTPKAIAGVIGGSYSSVSEQVANLLRLFKIPQISYASTSARLSDKKRYDYFIRTVPPDNFQAKAMVDIVSKFNWTYVSTVASEGEYGVSGIEAFVEEANARNICISESIKINSNANKNSYIDAVQKLAASPENAKVIILFLRQEDAKGILRAVHEKSMYGRFYWIAADGWGQQTAAVADHERAAEGALTLELQSTFLPEFDKYFFKLNPQDNKRNPWFREYWAKVHKCSWPNVTHPITNPLAKFCTGKERLSLSVYKQESKVQFIYNAVYALAIALHNMHANICGNRTGKAELCAEMTKLNGETLLKSYLLNTSFTGE; encoded by the coding sequence ATGGCGACATCTTTCACCGTAGAACGCTCTGGCCGAGAACATTGGAAGTTTATACAAATAACAGTGTTTTTaaactatatttgtatattacatGGGACAGCTGTGACTCAATCAGTACGATCAGCCACGATACCGGGGAGATTTCTCGTTGGCGGacttttccctgttcaccaaaaAGGTGTAGACGGCACTTGTGGTGCAATTAATCCTGACCGTGGAATTCAAAGGTTAGAAGCAATGCTCTTTACTTTGGATGAAATAAATCTAGATCAAAATATTCTTCCTGGAATACGAATCGGAACCGAAATATTTGACACGTGTGCTAGGGAAACAATTGCATTGGATAGATCTTTAGAGTTTATACGCGGAACATTTACATCTCTTGATGCTTCCGACTTCCGGTGTGAAGATGAATCCCTTGCAAAGTCTAATAAAACACCTAAAGCAATAGCAGGTGTTATTGGTGGCTCGTATAGTTCTGTTTCTGAGCAAGTTGCAAATCTATTACGATTATTTAAAATCCCCCAAATAAGTTACGCATCCACCAGTGCAAGATTAAGTGATAAAAAACGTTATGACTATTTCATTAGAACAGTCCCACCAGATAATTTTCAAGCTAAGGCTATGGTTGACATTGTATCAAAATTCAACTGGACATACGTATCCACAGTGGCATCGGAAGGAGAATATGGGGTTTCAGGTATTGAAGCATTTGTAGAGGAAGCTAATGCGAGGAATATTTGCATTTCAGAGTCAATCAAAATAAATTCCAATGCTAATAAGAACTCGTATATTGACGCGGTACAAAAATTAGCAGCCTCACCAGAAAATGCCAAAGTTATCATTTTATTCCTTAGACAGGAAGATGCGAAAGGTATTCTAAGAGCTGTTCATGAGAAAAGCATGTATGGTCGGTTCTATTGGATAGCCGCTGATGGTTGGGGTCAGCAAACGGCTGCTGTTGCAGACCACGAAAGAGCGGCTGAGGGAGCATTGACTTTAGAATTACAATCTACTTTTCTACCCGAATTCGACAAGTACTTTTTCAAATTGAACCCACAAGACAATAAAAGAAATCCTTGGTTTAGAGAATACTGGGCAAAGGTTCATAAGTGCAGTTGGCCTAACGTTACCCATCCTATTACAAATCCGTTGGCAAAGTTTTGTACTGGGAAAGAACGATTGTCACTTTCTGTATATAAACAGGAGAGTAAAGTCCAGTTTATTTATAATGCCGTGTATGCATTAGCTATCGCCTTGCACAACATGCATGCGAATATTTGTGGCAATAGGACGGGGAAGGCAGAGTTGTGTGCTGAAATGACCAAGCTGAATGGGGAAACACTATTAAAGTCATATTTGTTAAACACATCCTTTACAGGTGAGTGA